A genomic region of Oceanispirochaeta sp. contains the following coding sequences:
- a CDS encoding DUF3783 domain-containing protein, producing the protein MQQEMCLFRGFTKEQASQALALLSQEGGAFHTAFSPMTDSMGNLKMEDLIAALFEGTPLGGQALTEGQRVVLMAVSQKERAVTVMRAIKTVSENPQDIVFAMVTQTALQWTLQEYIDHVSEEHEYMKTHNPAEDPDMKKV; encoded by the coding sequence ATTCAGAGGATTCACCAAAGAACAGGCAAGCCAGGCTCTGGCTCTTCTGTCACAGGAAGGCGGTGCATTCCATACAGCTTTTTCTCCCATGACCGACAGCATGGGCAATCTCAAGATGGAGGACCTCATTGCGGCTCTGTTTGAAGGAACACCCTTAGGCGGACAGGCTCTCACAGAAGGCCAGCGAGTCGTACTGATGGCGGTTTCTCAGAAAGAGAGAGCCGTGACGGTGATGAGAGCGATTAAGACTGTATCTGAAAATCCCCAGGACATCGTCTTTGCCATGGTAACCCAGACGGCCCTACAGTGGACCCTTCAGGAGTATATCGATCATGTCTCAGAGGAGCATGAGTATATGAAGACTCACAATCCCGCCGAAGATCCGGACATGAAAAAGGTCTGA